In the Caviibacter abscessus genome, TCTCCTAAATAACCACAAGTTCTTCTTGTTACATTCATTTTTCCATGATCCTGATTATGACATTGAGGACATTCCCATTGACTTTCTTCATTGATTATTATTTCCCCATCATAAGTACAAACATGACAAAAATCAGATTTAGTATTAAATTCAGCATATTGAATATGATCATACATAAATTTAACAACTTCTTCTATAGCTTGTAAGTTCTTAGTTAAGTTAGGTATTTCAACATATGAGATTGCTCCACCTGATGAAATTGATTGAAATTGAGATTCAAATACAAATTTACTCATAGCATCAATATTTTCTCTAACATCTACGTGATATGAATTTGTATAGTATCCTTTGTCAGTTATATCCTCTATATTTCCAAATCTCTTTTTATCTATTTTTGCAAATCTATAGCATAATGATTCTGCCGGAGTTCCATATAATCCAAAACCAAGACCTGTTTCTTTTTTCCAAGTATCACAAGCTTCACGTAATCTATTCATAACTTTTAATGCAAATTGTTGTCCTATCGCTGTTGTATGCGATACATTTTTTACTAATTTTGTTGCTTCATAAATACCTATATATCCCAAAGATATTGTTGAATATCCATTTTCTAAATATTTATCTATTTTTTCACCTTTTTTAAGTCTTGCTATTGCTCCGTATTGCCAATGTATAGGACTTATATCAGATAAAGTTCCTTTTAATCTATTATGTCTTGCCATAAGTGCTTCAAAGCATAGTTGCAATCTTTCATTTAATATTTCAAAATATTTATCTTCATCTTGTCCTGATAATATTCCTATTTGTGCAAGATTTAAACTTACTACACCTTGATTAAATCTTCCTTCAAATTTGTATTCCCCATTTTCATCTTGCCAAGTTGATAAAAAGCTTCTACAACCCATAGGAGAAAATACATTTCCTTCATAATTCTCACGCATTTTTTTTGCACTGATATAATCAGGATACATTCTCTTTGAAGAACACTTAACAGCTAACTTTGTAAGATAGTCATATTTTCCACCTTTTAGTGCATTAAATTCATCTAATACATAAACAAGCTTAGGGAATGCCGGCGTTACATATACACCTTTTTCATTTTTTATACCTTCATATCTTTGTTTTAATATTTCTTCAATTATTAATGCAACTTCATCAATATATGGATCATCTTCTTTTAATTGTAAAAATAGAGTTACAAACGGACTTTGTCCATTAGTAGTCATTAATGTATTTATTTGATATTGTATAGTTTGTACTCCTGATTTTAATTCATCTTTTACTCTTTCATTAACTATTTCTTTAATTACTTCATCTTCTACTTTTCCGCCAAATTTTTCAAGTGTTACTTTATAATACTTATCTCTGCTTTTTCTTAAATATTTTCCTAAATGTCTTACATCAACAGATTGACCTCCATATTGGCTACTTGCAACTGCCGCAATTATTTGTGTAAGTATTGTACATGCTACTTGAAAACTCTTTGGAGACTCTATTAATTTACCATTCATTACAGTTCCATTATCTAACATATCTTGTATATTAATTAAGCAACAGTTAAATATAGGTTGTAAGAAATAGTCCATATCATGAAAATGTAATACTCCATCATCATGAGCTTCTCTTAATTTTTCAGGTAATAAAACTCTTCTACTTAAATCTTTTGAAACTTCTCCTGCAATTAAATCTCTTTGTGTTGATGCAACACTTGCATTTTTATTTGAATTTTCTTCCCCTACTTCTTTATTTGAATTTTGAATAAGGCTTAATATTGAGTCATCGGTTGTATTTGCTTTTCTAACTAATGCTCTTGTATATCTATATATTACATATTTTTTTGCTAAATCATATTTACCATTTTCCATAAGTTTAAGTTCAATAAAATCTTGTATTTCTTCTACATTAACTTTATTTTTCTTATTTTTTTCAAGTTCAACAATTATTTCTTCTATTTTATCACTTGATATTCTTTCATTTTCTGTAACCGTTTTATTGGCTTCATTTATCGCATTAATTATTTTATCTCTATTGTATTCAACCTCTCTACCATTACGTTTAATTATTGTCATGTGCCTTTTCATCCCTTCCTTACAATTCACTATATATTGTTGTGCTATCTCAAATTAAATACTATATATATTAACATGACTATATCACTATTTATTTTTTTTTAATAATGAAAAATATACTTTCTCCTTTTTATTATTTAACTAAATTTTTTTTACAAATTAAAGACAACTTAAGCAAGCTCTGAATATATTAAAAGGCTTATGAAAAAAAGTTGCGTATAAATATCATTTTTTAACTATCAAATTTCGGGATAATAAAAAGCTGCTAAATAGTGATTTTTTCTCACTAAACTAGCAGCTTATTGTATATTTAAATTATTTAATATTTCTTTTTTTAATTTCATAGCTTCAATAGAGAACATATCTTTATGTTCTCTATTAAGTTCAATTACTTTAACTATTTTACCGGGATTTCCATTTATTATATATATCTTATCAGATAAATATATTGCTTCATCTATATCGTGTGTAATTATTAAACACGTTAAATTAAGCTTATTTTTCAAATCTAAAAACCACTTATACATTGTTGTCTTAGTTATTGAATCTAATGCTGAAAATGGTTCATCAAGTAAAACAACTTCCTTTGAAAACATATAAGTTCTAAGTAAAGCTGCTCTTTGCTTTTGACCTCCCGACAATGCCTTAGGATACTTTTCAAGTAAACCGTCTAAACCAAAATCTTTAACATATTCCAAAACTTTATCTTGCTTTTCTCCTTTTATAATCTGAGCAAGTGATATATTATCATAAACCGTTTTAAAGGGTAATAATAAATCTTTTTGTAACATATAACTGACTTTAGCACATTTATTTGTTATTTCTTCTTTTATCATATTATCATTATATAAATAGATATTAGCACTATCTGCTTTTAAAAGTCCTGCTACAATATTAAATAAAGTAGTTTTACCACAACCTGATGGTCCAAGTATACTAACTATTTCATTTTTATTAATTTTAATATTTATATCTTCTATTATTTTTTTATTATCAAAGCTATGACTAACATTTGAAGCCTCAAGCTTTATCATTTAATCACCCTAAATAAAAGTGCCTTCACATAATCAGTTGCAGGATTATTTTTTATTTCATCAGGACTTGCATATTGTTCAATTTTTCCTGCATTCATAACAAGTACTTTTGTTCCAAGTCTTAACGCTTCATTAATGTCATGTGTTACAAATAGTATAGTAATTCCTGTTTCTTTGTGTATTCTAATAATTTCATCTTGTAATGTTGATCTTGTTATTTCATCTACAGCACCAAAAGGTTCGTCCATTAAAAGTATTTCAGGTTCTCCAGCTAAAGATCTTGCAATTCCCACTCTTTGTTGTTGACCACCTGATAATTCATTAGGATAAGACTTTCTTAAACTTTCATCTAATCCAACTATCTTTAACCATTTTTTTATAGCTTGTTCTGTTTTTTTCTTATCTTTATTTATTAAATTTGGAACATATGCAATATTTTTTTCAACTGTCATATGTGGAAACAAGACACTTCCTTGTATAGCATAACCTATTTTTCTACGAAGTTCTATTATATCCATAGAATTTGTACATTCTCCACATGCTATTATATTCCCACTTGTTGGAACTATTAACTTATTAACCATTTTAAGTATAGTTGTTTTTCCACAACCAGAAGCTCCTATTATGGTTACAAACTCACCTTTTTCTATTTCTAAATTAAAGTTATCTATTATTTTTTTATCACCATAACTCATACATACATTTTTATACTCTATTGCATTACTCATCGTTTTCTCCTATTTAAGCAACCCTTTTTCTTTTAAAAAGATAATTGCAACTTCTTCAGGTGCTTTGCCTTTTTCTTCAACCATGTTATTTAATTTTGCCATTTTAGAATAATCTAAAATGTTATTAAGTTTTGCAAAAACTTCTTTAAGTTCTGGATGTTTTACAAGAACTTCATTACGTATAACAAAACCTGCCATATATGAAGGGTAAAGGTTTTTATCATCTTCTAATACTACTAAATTTGAAGTAGCAAGTTGACCATCAGTTGTAAATATGTTTAATGCTTCTATTTTATTTTGTTTAACTGCATCATATTTTAAACCTATATCCAAATCAACTGTACCTTTAAATTTAATATTATACACTTTATTAAGTGCTTCATAACCGTCTTTTCTTTCAAAAAAATCATATTCAGCACCGAAAGTAAGCTCACCTGATACCTTTGATAAATCTGTAAATGTCTTTAAGTTATATTTTTTTGCTATATCTTTTCTAACTGCTAAACCATAAGTATCGTTAAATCCAAGTAAAGCAATCCATGTAAGGTTTTTCTTTTTATATCCTTCTACTAATTTATCAAACATTTGTTCATTATATACGCTTTTTTCACCAAGTACTAAATTCCAAGCTGTGCCTGTATATTCCGGATAAACATCAAAATCTCCCTTTTCAATGGCTGGTTGAATATTTGATGTTCCTCCTCCAACTCCTTCAGTTACTTTAACTTTTAAATTTGTATCTTGTTCAACTAAAATTTTAAGAATATTTCCCAATATATATTGTTCTGTCATAGGTTTTGTTGCTACGTTTAATGTATTACCATCGTTTTTACAGCTTATTAAAAACACAGTTGAAAAAATTGTTAATAAAATTAAATTTAATATTTTTTTCATAATTTTTTCCTTTCATTAATTTATATGTTTTTTCATTGCCCTTTCAACAATCCCAATAATGTAATCAACTAACACTGCTAAAATTGCAATAATTGCACTTCCTATTATTGTCATAGCTTTGTTATTAGTAGTTATTCCTCTATATATTGCAACACCTAAACCACCGGCACCTATAAATGAAGCTATACCGGTTAATGCTATTGTCATAACTGCCATATTACGTATTCCTGTTATAATTATTGGCATTGCTAAAGGAATTTTTATTTTAAATAAAACCTGTGCCTTTGTACTTCCCATTCCAACAGCTGCTTCAACTAATAATGGATTTATATTTGTAAGTCCTGCATAAGTATTTCTTACCATTGGAAGCAATGCATACACAGTTAAGGCAATTATCGCAGTTTTATTCCCTATCCCTGATAAAGGTATTAAAAATCCAAATAGTGATATAGAAGGGATAGTGTAAATAGAATTAATTACACCAAGTACTATTTTAGAACTCTTTTTATATTCACTAATAATAAAGCCTATAAAAAGACCAATTATTATTGCAAAAAATATCGATATCAATGATATTTGTATATGCTCTATAAGCAGCTCTAAAAAAAACTTCCATCTAAGCTTTAAAACTTTTAATATATCAATAACCATTTTTTCTCCCACTTAACTTTATATTTGTAAGTAAATTTTATCATATATATTTCATTTACACAAGTTAAGGTAAGGTTAATAAAAAAATCACAAATCAATTACCAGATAAGTTGATAATAAGATTTATGATTTTTTTATATTTAATCTTCTAAGTATTTATTTGTAAATCCTGCATTTTCAGGTAATTTTTCTTCTATTATTTTATTATCATAAAGCCAAGTATAAAAAGCATTCCATCTATTTGAGTCAATTATACCCCAAGCTTTTGCATCTGATATATACTGATTTGAAATAAATTTTTGGCTTTCTCTTATTAACTCCTTATTCCCCTCAGGAGCATTTTTAATTAAAATATCTGCTGCTTCTAAAGGATTTATTACTGAATATTCGTATCCTTTTTTTATTGATTTAAGAACTTTTTTAGCTGTTTCTTCTTTATTTTTTAAAAAATCGTTATTTGCAATAATTACAGGTGAATAATAATCAAATTCAGGAACATAATCTTTTAAACGAAAAAAATTAACATCAACACCCTTTAATTTAGCATTTGTATAATCCCAAGCTTCATATACAAATATAAAATCAAATAATTTTGCTTTAAGTCCTGTTAAAGCATCAGTTGTTTCACCAGGTGCAAACTTTACTTTTGAATAATCTCCACCGTCACGTGTAATTACTTCTTTTACTGTTGCATCATCTATAGCATCTTCCCAAGTTGAATATACTTTACAAGATAAATCTTTAGGACTTGTTATACCATTTTCTTTTAAGCTCATAATTCCTGATGTATTATGTTGCAATATAGCTGCAACTGCTGTTATAGGTACATTTTTTAATATTTTTTTTACCATGTTGGGTTGAAAATATATACCAAATTGAGCTTTACCTGCTGCAACTATTGATGATGAACTGTCTTGTGCAGGTTGTACAATTTCAACTTCTATACCTTGTTCTTTAAAATATCCTTTATCTTTTGCAACAAATAGACCTGTATGATTTGTATTTGGAACCCAATCCAATACTATTGTTATTTTCTTTAATTCTTTTTCTTTTGTACTCCCACAAGAAATTAATAATCCAAAACAAATTAATGACATAAACAGTATTTTTAAAATTTTACTCATATTTTTCCCTTTCTAATACTTTATTATCTTCTTTTGAATAATATCAACAGTTGTCATTAACATTAGACTTAAAAATGATATGAAAAATATAACGGCAAACATTTTATCAAGTGCATATGCTTTTCTAACTCTTGTCATATACACACCCAAACCATAAAATCCGCCTAACCATTCTGCTACAACTGCTGAAATAAGAGAATAAGATACACAAACCCTTAAACCTGCAAAAAAGTATCCAAGTGATGCCGGTATTTTTAAGTGTCTATACATTTGATATTTATTTGCTCCCATAGCTTTTAATAACTTTATGCTGTCTTCATCAACCGAGTTATATCCATCAAGTAAAGAAATTACTATTGGAAAAAACGAAGTTAATACAACTAGAAGTATTTTAGGTTTCATATAATATCCTAACCATATTATAAGAAGCGGTGCTATTGCAACTGTAGGTATTGTTTGTGTGATTATTATGACTGGGTATACAATATCATATATATTTTTATTCATATCCATTATAAGAGATAATAAAAAACTGATAATTATCCCAATAAACACTCCTATAAATGCTATTATTAAAGTATATTTCGTATGATAAATTATAAGGTTAAAATCTTCAATAAATGCCTTTATTACTTGATAAGGAGATGGTAGTAAAAAATCAGGTATTATTGTAAAAAAAGTTAAACTTTGCCATAATATTAATAGTAACAATATTAAACTGTATTTTTTTAATTTTTTCATAAAAAAATCCCTTCTTTGACGAAGAGAGAGTATAACAAAAAAATATATAACTAACTCCCTACATCAGTATTATCTGTATCAGGTTCTAGGGTATAATCTCAGCCCATTTCAAGCACCCCTGTTATTAGTATATATTCTACCATATTTTTAATTAATGTCTAGCTTTTTATCATTTTTTTGTGATATAATCAGGTATAATTAAATTTGTGGAGGTTAAAATGGGAAGACACGGAACTATTGCAGGACGTAAAGATGCCCAAGACAAAAAAAGAGCAGCAGCATTTACAAAGTATGTAAGACTTATCACAGTTGCTGCAAGAGAAGGAGCAGATCCGGATTATAACGTAGCATTAAAACACGCTATTGAAAAAGCAAAAAGTATAAATATGCCAAACGATAATATCGTTAGAGCAATTAAAAAAGGTTCAGGTGGAACTGATGGGGCAGCATATGAAACATTAAATTATGAAGGATATGGTCCAGGTGGAGTTGCAATAATAGTTGAAATACTTACAGACAATAGAAACAGAACTGCATCTACTGTAAAAACAGCATTTGACCGTTGTTCAGGAAATTTAGGAGTTTCTGGTTGCGTATCATATATGTTTGATAGAAAAGGTGTAATTGAAATAGAAAAAACTGACAAAACTATTGAAGACGATATTATGGGTATAGCACTTGATGCAGGTATGGAAGATATGATTACATATGATGATAGCTTTTATATCACAACACCTACAGAAAACTTTAATGATGTTTGTGACGCATTAAGAAATGCAGGATATTCATTACTTGAAGCTGACGTTGAATATGTTCCATCAATAGAAGTTGAAACATTAACAGATGAAGACAAAGAAAAATTAATTAAATTAGTTGATATGCTAGAAGATAACGATGATGTACAAAAAGTTTATCATAATTTTAGTGGAGAACTTAATTAATTATTAAGTTAATTAATATATTGAAGAAAAAAGTAATAAATATCAAGTATTAATTAAAATTTCATTTTATTTATTAAATAAAAATAAAGAGAAATTCACACACAAAAAGTATACTTTTTTTATACCAAGGTATAATAAATATTATAATTAATTTAGGAGTCTATCATGTCAAGAATAATTTTTTCACCATCTAAGTACATACAAGGAAAAGATGAAATAAAAAAAATATCTTCTCATTACAAAAATTTAGGTACAAAAGGAGCATATATTTTAGTTGATAAATTCATTTTCGATAATTACAAAGAAAATATAACTTATAGCTTTGTTAATGAAAATGTACCTTATCATTTGGAAATCTTTGGTGGAGAATGTTCTAAAAAAGAAGTTAATAAACATATTGAAATAATAAAAGAAAAAGGTTTAGATGCTGTAATTGCAATTGGTGGTGGAAAAACAATTGATGCCGGAAAAGCAATTTCACATTACTTATCATTACCTGTTATAGTTGTTCCTACTGCTGCATCAACAGATGCTCCATGTAGTGCATTATCAGTACTTTATACTGAAAATGGAGAATTTGAAGAATATCTATTCTTAAAAGCTAACCCAAATGCTGTAATAATGGATACAAATATATTAGTTAATGCTCCTTCAAGACTTCTTATTGCAGGTATAGGTGATGCTCTTGCAACATATTTTGAAGCACAAGCTACAACTGATTCACATTCAAATACTATTGCAGGTGGTAAAGCATCAAAAACTTCACTTGCCCTTGCTAAATTATGTCTTAATATTTTAATGGAAGATGGATTAAAAGCAAAAATATCTTGTGAACAAAAAGCAATTACAACAGCATTTGAAAATGTTGTAGAAGCTAATACATATCTAAGTGGTGTAGGTTTTGAAAGTGGAGGACTTGCAGCAGCACATGCTGTACATAACGGTTTAACT is a window encoding:
- a CDS encoding ABC transporter ATP-binding protein, with amino-acid sequence MIKLEASNVSHSFDNKKIIEDINIKINKNEIVSILGPSGCGKTTLFNIVAGLLKADSANIYLYNDNMIKEEITNKCAKVSYMLQKDLLLPFKTVYDNISLAQIIKGEKQDKVLEYVKDFGLDGLLEKYPKALSGGQKQRAALLRTYMFSKEVVLLDEPFSALDSITKTTMYKWFLDLKNKLNLTCLIITHDIDEAIYLSDKIYIINGNPGKIVKVIELNREHKDMFSIEAMKLKKEILNNLNIQ
- a CDS encoding ABC transporter permease, which translates into the protein MKKLKKYSLILLLLILWQSLTFFTIIPDFLLPSPYQVIKAFIEDFNLIIYHTKYTLIIAFIGVFIGIIISFLLSLIMDMNKNIYDIVYPVIIITQTIPTVAIAPLLIIWLGYYMKPKILLVVLTSFFPIVISLLDGYNSVDEDSIKLLKAMGANKYQMYRHLKIPASLGYFFAGLRVCVSYSLISAVVAEWLGGFYGLGVYMTRVRKAYALDKMFAVIFFISFLSLMLMTTVDIIQKKIIKY
- a CDS encoding YebC/PmpR family DNA-binding transcriptional regulator, yielding MGRHGTIAGRKDAQDKKRAAAFTKYVRLITVAAREGADPDYNVALKHAIEKAKSINMPNDNIVRAIKKGSGGTDGAAYETLNYEGYGPGGVAIIVEILTDNRNRTASTVKTAFDRCSGNLGVSGCVSYMFDRKGVIEIEKTDKTIEDDIMGIALDAGMEDMITYDDSFYITTPTENFNDVCDALRNAGYSLLEADVEYVPSIEVETLTDEDKEKLIKLVDMLEDNDDVQKVYHNFSGELN
- a CDS encoding ATP-binding cassette domain-containing protein, yielding MSNAIEYKNVCMSYGDKKIIDNFNLEIEKGEFVTIIGASGCGKTTILKMVNKLIVPTSGNIIACGECTNSMDIIELRRKIGYAIQGSVLFPHMTVEKNIAYVPNLINKDKKKTEQAIKKWLKIVGLDESLRKSYPNELSGGQQQRVGIARSLAGEPEILLMDEPFGAVDEITRSTLQDEIIRIHKETGITILFVTHDINEALRLGTKVLVMNAGKIEQYASPDEIKNNPATDYVKALLFRVIK
- a CDS encoding glycine betaine ABC transporter substrate-binding protein, yielding MKKILNLILLTIFSTVFLISCKNDGNTLNVATKPMTEQYILGNILKILVEQDTNLKVKVTEGVGGGTSNIQPAIEKGDFDVYPEYTGTAWNLVLGEKSVYNEQMFDKLVEGYKKKNLTWIALLGFNDTYGLAVRKDIAKKYNLKTFTDLSKVSGELTFGAEYDFFERKDGYEALNKVYNIKFKGTVDLDIGLKYDAVKQNKIEALNIFTTDGQLATSNLVVLEDDKNLYPSYMAGFVIRNEVLVKHPELKEVFAKLNNILDYSKMAKLNNMVEEKGKAPEEVAIIFLKEKGLLK
- the nrdD gene encoding anaerobic ribonucleoside-triphosphate reductase, yielding MTIIKRNGREVEYNRDKIINAINEANKTVTENERISSDKIEEIIVELEKNKKNKVNVEEIQDFIELKLMENGKYDLAKKYVIYRYTRALVRKANTTDDSILSLIQNSNKEVGEENSNKNASVASTQRDLIAGEVSKDLSRRVLLPEKLREAHDDGVLHFHDMDYFLQPIFNCCLINIQDMLDNGTVMNGKLIESPKSFQVACTILTQIIAAVASSQYGGQSVDVRHLGKYLRKSRDKYYKVTLEKFGGKVEDEVIKEIVNERVKDELKSGVQTIQYQINTLMTTNGQSPFVTLFLQLKEDDPYIDEVALIIEEILKQRYEGIKNEKGVYVTPAFPKLVYVLDEFNALKGGKYDYLTKLAVKCSSKRMYPDYISAKKMRENYEGNVFSPMGCRSFLSTWQDENGEYKFEGRFNQGVVSLNLAQIGILSGQDEDKYFEILNERLQLCFEALMARHNRLKGTLSDISPIHWQYGAIARLKKGEKIDKYLENGYSTISLGYIGIYEATKLVKNVSHTTAIGQQFALKVMNRLREACDTWKKETGLGFGLYGTPAESLCYRFAKIDKKRFGNIEDITDKGYYTNSYHVDVRENIDAMSKFVFESQFQSISSGGAISYVEIPNLTKNLQAIEEVVKFMYDHIQYAEFNTKSDFCHVCTYDGEIIINEESQWECPQCHNQDHGKMNVTRRTCGYLGENFWNEGKTKEIAKRVLHL
- a CDS encoding ABC transporter permease — its product is MVIDILKVLKLRWKFFLELLIEHIQISLISIFFAIIIGLFIGFIISEYKKSSKIVLGVINSIYTIPSISLFGFLIPLSGIGNKTAIIALTVYALLPMVRNTYAGLTNINPLLVEAAVGMGSTKAQVLFKIKIPLAMPIIITGIRNMAVMTIALTGIASFIGAGGLGVAIYRGITTNNKAMTIIGSAIIAILAVLVDYIIGIVERAMKKHIN
- a CDS encoding ABC transporter substrate-binding protein, with product MSKILKILFMSLICFGLLISCGSTKEKELKKITIVLDWVPNTNHTGLFVAKDKGYFKEQGIEVEIVQPAQDSSSSIVAAGKAQFGIYFQPNMVKKILKNVPITAVAAILQHNTSGIMSLKENGITSPKDLSCKVYSTWEDAIDDATVKEVITRDGGDYSKVKFAPGETTDALTGLKAKLFDFIFVYEAWDYTNAKLKGVDVNFFRLKDYVPEFDYYSPVIIANNDFLKNKEETAKKVLKSIKKGYEYSVINPLEAADILIKNAPEGNKELIRESQKFISNQYISDAKAWGIIDSNRWNAFYTWLYDNKIIEEKLPENAGFTNKYLED
- a CDS encoding glycerol dehydrogenase produces the protein MSRIIFSPSKYIQGKDEIKKISSHYKNLGTKGAYILVDKFIFDNYKENITYSFVNENVPYHLEIFGGECSKKEVNKHIEIIKEKGLDAVIAIGGGKTIDAGKAISHYLSLPVIVVPTAASTDAPCSALSVLYTENGEFEEYLFLKANPNAVIMDTNILVNAPSRLLIAGIGDALATYFEAQATTDSHSNTIAGGKASKTSLALAKLCLNILMEDGLKAKISCEQKAITTAFENVVEANTYLSGVGFESGGLAAAHAVHNGLTILKEGHDKYHGEKVAFGTLVQFVLENRDMKEIKEIIKFCKSVGLPTCLKDLNMENVSKEELYKVAVAATAPNETIHNMPFEVTADSVFAAILTADKLGSMEL